From Sardina pilchardus chromosome 9, fSarPil1.1, whole genome shotgun sequence, a single genomic window includes:
- the tmem183a gene encoding transmembrane protein 183A yields the protein MPKKGNRKRLKFRAGDVCSESVTVADFANADPAVVKSGRLKKAVANAIEKEVKLLCGLEASQGPVQEVLSSVEGVSPADRDSSDELETEEVDEDPKGTRKKKNKRRKENSECQDGDEYPIDIWLVLSAYIRPEDVCKFSLICKNAWTVTCTAAFWTRLYRRHYSLEADLPVRLQPDSLASMRCLRACVIRSLFLLYEPFSARVSASPPLPEATPNTLVNSKCLMFWVNEQAGSRPEKLWQFNFKFEKHAPKNKNGPDRSLQLPKRYKEVHTNPDSDCLLLQVNTLNFIYIPHLVMGMSLSLMAINVSTDMRHHRVRLLFQDSPLVRGQKRRAEHGLQVALDPVHSVRLMDWWHPQYPTSA from the exons ATGCCCAAGAAAGGGAACCGAAAACGGCTGAAATTTAGGGCCGGGGATGTTTGCTCGGAGTCAG TGACTGTGGCAGACTTTGCCAACGCTGACCCAGCTGTCGTGAAGTCCGGAAGGCTGAAAAAGGCTGTCGCAAATGCTATTGAAAAAGAAG tgaagTTACTTTGTGGACTGGAGGCTTCCCAGGGTCCGGTGCAGGAGGTGTTGTCCTCAGTGGAAGGCGTGAGCCCAGCTGACCGGGACAGCAGCGATGAGCTGGAGACCGAGGAGGTGGACGAAGACCCCAAGGGGACCCGcaagaagaaaaacaagagaCGCAAAG AGAACAGCGAGTGTCAGGACGGAGACGAGTACCCTATAGACATATGGCTGGTCCTCTCAGCGTACATCCGCCCCGAAGACGTCTGCAAGTTTTCCCTCATATGCAAGAACGCCTGGACCGTCACCTGCACTGCAGCCTTCTGGACCAGACTGTACCGAAG GCACTACAGTTTGGAGGCGGACCTGCCGGTGCGGCTCCAGCCGGACTCCCTGGCGAGCATGCGGTGCCTGCGGGCGTGTGTGATCCGCTCGCTCTTCCTCCTGTACGAGCCCTTCAGCGCCCGCGTCTCCGCCAGCCCGCCGCTGCCCGAGGCCACGCCAAACACACTCGTCAACTCCAAG TGTCTGATGTTCTGGGTCAACGAGCAGGCGGGATCCCGGCCAGAGAAACTGTGGCAGTTCAATTTCAAATTTGAGAAGCAT GCCCCTAAGAATAAGAACGGTCCCGACCGATCCCTGCAACTTCCCAAGCGCTACAAGGAGGTGCACACCAACCCCGACTCcgactgcctgctgctgcaggtCAACACCCTCAACTTCATCTACATCCCCCACCTGGTCATGGGCATGAGCCTCTCCctg atGGCCATCAACGTGAGCACGGACATGCGTCACCACCGCGTGCGGCTGCTGTTCCAGGACTCTCCGCTGGTGCGCGGGCAGAAGAGGAGGGCAGAGCACGGCCTGCAGGTGGCGCTAGACCCCGTGCACAGCGTGCGCCTCATGGACTGGTGGCATCCCCAGTACCCCACCTCAGCATAG